The following are encoded in a window of Ricinus communis isolate WT05 ecotype wild-type chromosome 4, ASM1957865v1, whole genome shotgun sequence genomic DNA:
- the LOC8267576 gene encoding uncharacterized protein LOC8267576 isoform X5: MISFNLSLSGHMGPSTSAVILKFELLQAPITENQLELLAYLDASSVAVHEFRIPPKALLGLHSYCPVHFDAFHAVLVDLTVHISLLKAGSYMKVPSNYSYSCIPEDIARQRIDGFNTTLGSMASVEMKQIMLVKALLVARETLLEELQKFSKAIEQAIDLTDFTSKMDDVEMLDSIMGSNLGTADGEVSGQGKPQNVLEKANGGVYFRSDVLQCIMSEAAAVNIFHSLGAQLSYLWGVFLQFHRVNRTRILDFLRMAWAKDRRAEWSIWIVSSKVEMPHHYISSRNDESSNYAGSRRVLTFWKLPDDPAQTAAMRAELHRRSIAQMKINNQSIQDMHIFGDPLRIPIIIVERVMNAPRRTLSENSYFTNLDLIDSPSLHTQPSMEAGKRLSGNNLKQNGHELKVVVFVHGFQGHHLDLRLVRNQWLLVDPKIEFLMSEVNEDKTSGDFREMGQRLAQEVISFLKKKMDKVSRSCSLRGIKLSFVGHSIGNIIIRTALAESIMEPYLRCLCTYVSISGPHLGYLYSSNSLFNSGMWLLKKLKGSQCIHQLTFTDDPDLRKTFMYRLCEQKTLENFRHIILLSSAQDGYVPHHSARIELCQAASLDYSKKGAVFLEMLNNCLDQIRAPTSENRLFMRCDVNFDTSSYGRSFNALIGRAAHIEFLESDIFAKFIMWSFPEFFC; encoded by the exons ATGATCTCATTCAATCTATCCCTTAGTGGACATATg GGTCCATCTACATCTGCtgttattttgaaatttgagcTCTTGCAAGCTCCGATAACGGAGAATCA ACTTGAGTTGCTGGCTTATCTAGATGCTTCCTCTGTTGCAGTCCATGAATTTCGAATTCCCCCTAAAGCCCTTTTGGGATTGCATTCATATTGCCCCGTCCATTTTGATGCTTTTCATGCTGTGCTAGTCGATCTAACTGTTCATATCAGTCTACTGAAGGCCGGCTCATACATGAAGGTACCCAG TAATTACAGTTATTCATGCATCCCTGAAGATATTGCTCGCCAACGGATTGATGGGTTCAATACA ACATTAGGTTCAATGGCTTCTGTAGAAATGAAACAGATTATGCTTGTTAAAGCACTGTTAGTTGCTCGGGAAACACTGCTTGAAGAGCTACAAAAATTTAGCAAAGCTATTGAGCAAGCTATTGATTTAACTGATTTTACTTCAAAAATGGATGATGTGGAGATGCTTGATTCTATCATGGGGTCAAATCTGGGTACCGCAGATGGTGAAGTTTCCGGACAAGGCAAGCCACAAAATGTTCTTGAG AAAGCAAATGGCGGTGTATATTTTCGAAGTGATGTGTTGCAATGCATAATGTCAGAGGCTGCTGCAGTGAACATTTTTCATTCCCTTGGTGCTCAGTTGTCATACTTATGGGGCGTTTTTCTGCAGTTTCACAG GGTAAACAGAACAAGAATACTGGACTTTCTACGTATGGCATGGGCTAAGGATCGAAGAGCTGAATGGTCAATATGGATAGTATCCTCTAAGGTTGAGATGCCTCATCATTACATAAGTAGTCGAAATGATGAATCTTCCAACTATGCTGGCTCAAGAAGAGTTTTGACTTTCTGGAAGTTACCCGATGAT CCTGCCCAAACTGCTGCTATGCGTGCTGAGCTTCATCGGCGAAGTATTGCCCAAATGAAG AttaataatcaatcaattcaagaCATGCATATTTTTGGAGATCCTCTGCGCATTCCTATTATAATTGTGGAACGCGTCATGAATGCACCGCGGCGTACCTTAAGTGAAAATTCTTACTTCACAAATTTGGACCTAATAGACTCGCCTAGTTTACACACTCAACCCAGCATGGAAGCTGGAAAGAGGCTTTCTGGCAATAACCTGAAGCAAAATGGTCATGAGTTGAAGGTGGTTGTCTTCGTTCATGGTTTTCAG GGACATCATCTGGATTTACGACTTGTTCGAAATCAATGGCTTTTGGTAGACCCCAAGATAGAGTTTCTCATGTCAGAGGTAAATGAAGACAAAACATCTGGAGACTTCAGAGAAATGGGACAGAGGTTGGCTCAGGaagttatctcttttcttaaaaagaagatGGATAAAGTTTCTAGATCCTGTAGCTTGAGAGGTATCAAGCTTAGCTTTGTTGGGCATTCAATTGGAAATATAATCATAAGAACAGCATTAGCAG AAAGCATTATGGAACCATACCTTAGATGCCTCTGCACGTATGTATCTATTTCTGGCCCACACTTGGGTTACCTTTACAGTTCGAACTCTTTATTTAACTCTGGGATGTGGCTTTTGAAAAAGCTCAAGGGATCACAGTGCATTCATCAGCTTACGTTTACTGATGACCCAGATCTTCGGAAAACTTTCATGTACAGGCTTTGTGAG CAGAAGACACTTGAGAATTTCAGGCATATTATACTACTATCTTCAGCCCAG GATGGTTATGTTCCACACCATTCTGCCAGAATTGAATTGTGCCAGGCTGCTTCTTTGGACTACTCAAAAAAGGGTGCAGTATTCCTAGAGATGCTGAATAACTGCCTAGACCAGATACGAGCCCCGACCTCTGAGAATCGTCTTTTCATGCGTTGTGATGTCAACTTCGATACCTCCTCTTATGGCAGGAGCTTTAATGCACTCATTGGGCGCGCTGCCCATATTGAGTTCTTGGAGTCTGACATTTTTGCAAAGTTCATAATGTGGTCTTTCCCGGAATTTTTCTGTTGA